A genomic segment from Rhizoctonia solani chromosome 11, complete sequence encodes:
- a CDS encoding Retrovirus-related Pol polyprotein from transposon TNT 1-94 — MRPPSYAIVSTVIQTSTQQAAITSNAICKATLQEEERRQKGGGITAMFAQLLKGKSMTRKSARNNPKGKRKDLGPPCANCSKPGHTKQECWAKGGGAKGTGPWQRQQNSKQSKDKSNKSQANTSKGNSAKVAVTDKSGNSSVGPKIYALTVLDKLSHNKNTWLLDLGASRHMTPNRHWFYTYQTLTPPIQIQVGNGNLIPAIGVGQVHVMLYNRHGVKTPAFIKTHPGGTNVLFCKSFGAILVGDQGNGPEIGFARETSGQLYKVKCVVKHTKVDTYMAIVESKSINNRDNIDAGEFVAYATGKIAHADLKTWHRQLGHVSYEYVLDMFWNGSVHGMDIVGKRSPPQSPCKPCLKGKHACAPFVPSQSTLSAVLQLMHSNLHGPAAVQGIGRI; from the exons ATGCGCCCACCATCCTATGCAATTGTCAGCACCGTCATCCAGACATCTACGCAGCAGGCAGCCATCACATCCAATGCCATATGCAAAGCCACATTACAAGAGGAAGAACGTCGGCAAAAAGGTGGAGGGATTACCGCAATGTTTGCGCAATTGTTGAAGGGCAAATCTATGACAAGAAAATCAGCAAGGAACAACCCAAAAGGGAAGAGGAAGGACTTAGGTCCCCCTTGCGCCAACTGCTCAAAGCCTGGTCACACCAAGCAGGAATGCTGGGCAAAAGGCGGTGGAGCCAAAGGCACTGGTCCCTGGCAGAGACAgcagaactcaaagcagtcAAAGGACAAGTCCAACAAGTCCCAAGCCAACACATCAAAAGGCAACTCCGCTAAGGTTGCCGTAACAGATAAATCAGGCAATTCCTCTGTAGGCCCCaagatatatgcgctcacTGTATTGGACAAATTGTCACATAACAAGAACACCTGGCTACTTGATTTGGGTGCATCAAGACACATGACGCCAAATCGGCATTGGTTCTACACCTACCAGACACTAACACCACCAATCCAAATTCAAGTGGGCAATGGGAACTTGATCCCTGCAATTGGTGTTGGCCAAGTTCATGTAATGTTATACAACCGTCACGGCGTCAAAACTCCTGCGTTCATAAA AACTCACCCAGGAGGCACCAATGTGCTCTTCTGTAAATCATTTGGCGCAATTCTTGTAGGTGACCAAGGCAACGGGCCTGAAATAGGCTTTGCTAGAGAAACATCTGGTCAGCTATACAAAGTTAAATGCGTTGTAAAACATACCAAGGTTGACACATACATGGCTATTGTTGAGTCCAAAAGCATCAACAACAGGGACAATATTGATGCAGGTGAATTTGTTGCATATGCCACCGGGAAAATTGCACACGCAGACCTCAAGACCTGGCACAGACAATTGGGTCATGTCAGCTATGAGTACGTTCTTGACATGTTTTGGAACGGCTCAGTACATGGAATGGACATTGTAGGAAAGCGCTCACCTCCACAATCTCCATGCAAACCTTGCCTCAAAGGCAAACATGCATGTGCACCATTTGTTCCATCACAATCCACCTTGTCTGCAGTCCTTCAACTTATGCATAGCAATCTCCACGGCCCAGCTGCAGTCCAAGGGATTGGCAGGATTTGA